One Dreissena polymorpha isolate Duluth1 chromosome 9, UMN_Dpol_1.0, whole genome shotgun sequence genomic window carries:
- the LOC127846580 gene encoding uncharacterized protein LOC127846580 isoform X1: MDVGVPDVQECARRFGVYQICSTTGPCVALNDTCPCLESSDFRCANSLCLSPHFRCDGKPDCPGGEDEVACPSIGHMVSERPHETSMAVIVTLATICALFCIVILVMIALFVVKKRKANISNDDNSGCAEPLRRSYITADTSSSDDDDKASRRIIRYYPIVPVCKENSCFEPCKKASVDNKLVTPERHVGPGEVYCENLTKDIKDVNKYLDVCAEIYGQTDKSRKVTRLGKYTFKPRLKYTNCNELLCRDKETKEKLYVINSYKHCAGKSIVPSTLTFDKDPDNFTAKFNKEFLCSSTPRQGTKQLSLTNISAISTDSIDV, from the exons ATGGATGTCGGAGTACCGGATGTTCAAGAGTGCGCCCGGCGGTTCGGCGTGTACCAGATATGCTCCACCACCGGCCCTTGTGTGGCTCTCAACGACACATGCC CCTGTTTAGAAAGCAGCGACTTCCGGTGCGCAAACTCTCTGTGCCTATCACCGCACTTCCGCTGTGACGGGAAACCAGACTGTCCCGGGGGCGAGGACGAAGTTGCCTGTCCAA GTATTGGTCACATGGTGTCCGAGCGACCACATGAGACGTCAATGGCGGTGATTGTTACCTTGGCAACCATTTGCGCTCTTTTCTGCATCGTCATCCTGGTCATGATTGCGTTGTTTGTTGTTAAGAAGCGCAAGGCCAACATCTCCAATGACGACAATTCAG GATGCGCGGAACCACTCCGTCGGTCATATATTACGGCTGATACAAGTTCgtcagatgatgatgataaagcgAGTCGAAGAATCATCAGATATTACCCAATAGTTccagtctgcaaagaaaattcCTGTTTTGAGCCGTGTAAGAAAGCCAGTGTAGACAATAAATTGGTAACGCCAGAACGTCACGTTGGCCCTGGCGAAGTTTATTGTGAAAACTTAACGAAAGATATCAAAGACGTCAATAAATACCTTGATGTCTGTGCGGAAATATACGGACAAACGGACAAATCACGAAAAGTGACACGTCTtggaaaatacacatttaaaccgAGATTAAAATACACAAACTGCAACGAACTATTGTGCAGAGACAAAGAAACGAAAGAGAAACTTTACGTTATTAATAGTTATAAACACTGTGCGGGGAAAAGTATCGTCCCGTCGACCTTGACCTTCGATAAGGACCCCGACAATTTTACAGCAAAGTTTAATAAAGAGTTTTTGTGTTCTTCCACACCAAGACAAGGTACAAAGCAGCTGTCGTTAACAAATATCTCGGCCATATCAACAGACAGTATCGATGTGTGA